ctaattaggctatatttgaaatgatagagcaagaaaaatcgaaattcgggctaaaaatagcaaaataccaagttatggacaaaatggtaaaaatgaccattttcacatacgaggtaagttcatatgtaaatattataatataaccgttattttaaatcatttaatgctatttatacgatattatgattgttatcatgcaattctatgctttgtggtcattgttggacaacatgcaaaaatttaatgaattatgtgaaaaatgtgaaagactaccaaagtatcgtcattggtattccaatgagaatggtaaaggagtacgaacgaggaaagtcccgttgaatCTTAAGAATAGATTtcgatatttgggcatccgaactcgttgagttgagtccgagttcacttatggatgcgaacgcccgagctcgttgagttgagttcgagttcgcttatgggcgggttacatagtagcttggctacatatgtggcacttatgtgcaaactttccatgtatccgagttatattccgatgtgttcaacgggtaaaattctagtgaaatcgaagaatactcaagatgcaagtgacgtattggtaagtgttgtggaatgggcactttggataggtatgtacttaaccctcgggttgagacttgatacgacaacaataatgtagtaagacgatgaatgatgaatagaaatgtgatatatgttttggtgatattatgctaatgttggttggtataattgctttgttaagttatttgttatttgcatgtgaacttactaagcatttatgcttactccttcccttccattccttgtagttttgacaagccggtttggagatcaggacagtcggaggcacgctcacactatcaacgggcCATCTcagtatggtggcttgcatattttgggaatatggcatgtatagcattataatccttttgtgtatataatcttatgatatagctcatggatggcatggaaatgtttgagaatgattagctattggagtggctaatcgagattatatttgataacatgtatgctttatgtgctaactaatctatgaaatccataaaattgtgaaattggctataaaacagaatcacacagcagcagtgacgtgagtttgaaaaatcactaaaaatagtagagatagaatttgatgatgaataaaatatggaattgaagccAAATGAacctattttcatgtggaagaaacaaaatatgtaaaagatttgtattttatgaaatatttatgtttttctgAAATAgagtcagagcaatttctgaataTCCTGTTCtacatttaaaaattcaccataaattgtaaaaaaatagttaggagttttaccttacatgtatgaaatccttgttgagtctagttttatgagaaacaaatggTAAAGTTATTGAAACTCTGGACAGGGATATATCTGAtccgtaatacacaggggtcagagtagccaaaccctgaaatattggagaatttaactaataaactgtactaattggcccaacaaaaaattctagaaaaaaaattagtagataaatatatgagtctagttttaggaaaaatgtacagatcttaatttcgagttttggaactcaagatatgaatttttaagcgactatgacgtagttagccagcttgtctggaaattttaaaaataaattgtttgagctgtttaattaatgaattaagtccgttaacaccttgtgctcgactccgacaatggtctcgggtatgggggcgTTACAAATTATTTACCAGCTTCAGCATTTACTAGCTTCAACACTCCCCCTCATGTTGGAGTGTGATATATGTCTATCACTCCGAACCTGGATATTAAGTGTCGATGTTGTTGTACCGTTAATCCTTTGGTGAGAATATCTGCAAGTTGTTCCTTTGTGAAGATATGTTCAGTTTTCACTAAGCCTTTTTGAATGTTTTCTCTCACAAAATGGCAATCAATTTCAATATGATTGGTTCTTTCATGGTAAACGGGGTTTGTTGCAATTTGAATTGCAGCTTGACTGTCAAAATAAAGCATAGCTGGCTTATTTCCTTTAATCCCCAACTCTTCAAGTAATTCTTTTAACCATTTCAACTCAGCAATAGTAGATGCCATGCTTCTATATTCTGCTTCTGCTGAAGATTTTGAGACCGTACTTTATTTTTTGATTTCCAAGAGATTAAGGAACTTCCAAGCTTTATGCAGTATCCCGGTATTGATTTTGTAGACATAAGGCAAGATGTCCAATCTGAATCACAATATGCAGTTAATATAGGATCTCCATCAGAAGAAAGTAGAATTTCTTGTCCTGGATTGCTTTTAATGTATCTCACAATCCTCAATGCAGCTGTATAATGAGACTTCTTAGGCTTATGCATGAACTGACTCAAGTGTTGTACACTATAAGTAATGTCTGGTCTGGCGTTTGTCAAGTATAACAATCTTCCAATAAGTCTTTGATAAATTGTTGCATCTGCTAAGACTTTATCATCATTTTTCAGCTGCAATGTTTCATCAAATTCTACTGTTGTAAGCTTTTGATTTTTCTCTATTGGAGTGACTGCTACTCTCGCTTTCTTTAAACCAGCATCTTCAATTAATTCGAGAGCATACTTTCTCTGATTTAGCACAATGCCTGCATCCGACCTTAATATTTCGACCCCAAGAAAATATTTTAGACTCCCTAGATCCTTCATCTTGAAATTCTTGTGCAATATTCCTCTTAATTCATTGATCAAATCACTATCATTTCTTGTAATCAaaaaatcatcaacataaattaACATGATGACTTGTTTGAATTCTATACTTTTTGTGAACATTGAGTAATCATGTTTGCTCTAAATGTAGCCATGTGAAATTAACATTTCGGTCAACTTCAAATTCCACTGTCATGaagcctgtttcaggccataaaGAAATTTAAGCAACTTGCAGACCTTATTCTCCCCCTGGTTGCGAAATCCCTTAGGAAGAGTCATGAATACTTCCTCGTGTAAATCAACTTGTAAAAAAAACATTGAAGACATCTAGCTGATAAAGAGGCCAGTGAAATAGGGCTGCAAGAGCAATAACAATACGGACAGTGACTTGTTTTGCGACTAAAGAGAACGTGTCTTAAAAGTTAATACCTTCTCGTTGATTGTAACCCTTGGCGACTAGTCGAGCTTTGAACCTTTCAATAGTGCCATCAGAGTGATATTTGATCTTATaaacccatttgcaaccaatggAAGTTTTCTCAGGAGGTAAAGAGACTACTTCTCAAGTGCCATTTGATTCCAAAGCTTGAATTTCCTGTTACATAGCCTCTATCCAACACTTGTGTTTAATAGCCTCAGAATAGGATTGTGGTTCAACAATATGTGATATGATGGCAACAAAGTGGTGTGTATGTAAAGGGAAATTATCATAGGAAAGAGTAAGAGGATACAAACCTTGTATTGCAAGTGAAGAGGATGAAGAGAATGGAGGAGAACATACAAAGTCCTGCAGCCAAGATAGTCGTGTAGTGGCTTTGGTAGATCTTCGAAGTGGAGGAGGGGGAACTAAAGGTGGAAATGAGAAAGGATCCAAAGTGAAAGAGTGTGAAGATGAATCAGAAGAGGTAATGGGAGAAGGTATGAGAGGGTTGGAAAGAAAAGTTGAGTCTTCGAAGGGGCCAAAAGTAGTGATGGGAAACATCGGAGGAGGAGAAGACGAAAATTTGAAAGgaaaaatgatttcatgaaaaaaaacatggcaattaataaaaatttctttGAAAGAAGATCAAAGAGAATGTACCCCTTTTGAACTAGGGAATAACCAAGAAAAATAGAAGGAATAGATTTAAGGGAAAGCTTATCATGGTAGTAAGGAACTGTGGCATAGCATAAGCAACCAAAAACCCTTAGATGATCGAGAGATGGAGGAGTTTTGTGGATTTTTTCATAAAGAGATTTCCAAGACAAAAAGAGCTAGGTAAACCATTGATAGTGTAGCAAGCTGTTAGCATACATTCACCCTAAAATTTAGAAggtaaattagagtgaaattcaAAGCTCGAGCAAGCTCAAGGAGATGGCGATGTTTGCGTTCATCCCATAAAAGACGGAGTTGTGTGAAATATGTGGAGATAGAAGCAGCACCTTGAGTGTGAGAAGAAATAGTATGATGGAGATAATAAATTCTAGATCCATCGACTTTACTGTAGCATTCTTTAAGATCCTTCCAAACAAGGTAGGCACTCGAAGCGAAAACAATACCAACGGAAAGTTCTTGGCAAACAGTGTTGAGGATCCAAGAGAGAACAATGGCATTGCAACGGTTCCATTAAGGATGAAGATCAGCTAGAAAATTAGCCTGTGAGCAAGTGCCATCAACAAATTCGAGCTTGTTTTTTGCAAGAAGAGCAATATGCATAGATCGACTCCATAAAGTATAATTTTCAAAACCAAGAATCTGATGAGAGACGAACATAGTGCCAGGAGTATTAGAAGGATGAAGGTAAAGACGGTGATGAAAGTCAATGAGAGAAGAAGATGGATTGACGGTCATGGAAGaagattatgaaaaaaaaatcagagaGGCAAGGAATTTTTTTCCTAGAGACTGATACCATGTTAAGACGGTGACAAATATAAGATAGAATGAAAAATACTTCCAGTATATTTTTATTGCTATAGCTTGACTGTAATATAAAGGATAAGTAGTAACTAATTAACATACTTAGTACTTAATTACAAGTAACTAATCCCTAAATACTAGGGGCTATTATAACAACGTATTTATCAGCTTTAACATTTACCagctttaacaaaagaaaaaagaaacgtAAGCATTCTTATttccatttttagtgaaattttagCTGGAATTAGAGAAACTATGGTTAGCAATCTAATTTAGTTATTGTCATTTGAGCAAGATAATCTTTAATTAAAGAAATGGGTGAGCAAAGGGAGCTATGCGGAGAAAGTTGATGAGAATTAAGTTTGGGTTTAAGAGTAAAGGTGAGGAGACGCCAAGTAATCCATTCAAGATATTCAATCTATGATTTAATTGGTACTGGTGTTCAAAGGTGAATTTGGTAAAAGCCCCAACAAAGGAAAGCATATTTGATATAGTTCAGGGATTTAAATTACAGTCGTGGCTGCATTTTCGGTCGCGTTGCGTTTGTCGCGATTGCGGACATAACAAATACTATTGTGGTCACTGCGGGtaataaacgccaaattatacatagttttacccaaaaaacttagcatatttatggatgtttactactatatttatggattttggtgctcttaatctagttatttcatgttttgcactcatgagagcaccaagagtcaaaaggagccaaaaacgagctaaaaagagACAAAACAGATGAAATCAAGaagttcacacggcctaagccttgc
The Gossypium hirsutum isolate 1008001.06 chromosome A07, Gossypium_hirsutum_v2.1, whole genome shotgun sequence genome window above contains:
- the LOC107956323 gene encoding uncharacterized mitochondrial protein AtMg00240-like, with product MKDLGSLKYFLGVEILRSDAGIVLNQRKYALELIEDAGLKKARVAVTPIEKNQKLTTVEFDETLQLKNDDKVLADATIYQRLIGRLLYLTNARPDITYSVQHLSQFMHKPKKSHYTAALRIVRYIKSNPGQEILLSSDGDPILTAYCDSDWTSCLMSTKSIPGYCIKLGSSLISWKSKNKVRSQNLQQKQNIEAWHLLLLS